Genomic DNA from Nonomuraea rubra:
GCTGGGCGAGGACGACTCGGCGCGGCGGGTGGCGGCCAGGCTGGCCGGCGAGGAGCAGGCCGAACAGGAGCTGTACGCGCGTGAGGTGCTGGATTCGACGGGCGTGGCGGAGTCGGGCCTGTTCGAGCGGGCCGACGTGCTGGCCGAGCGGCACGCCGACGACGGGCTGGGCCTGACCACGGCCGACCGGGCGGCGGCAGATCGCGGCTGGGCGTACGGGCACGTGATCGTGGACGAGGCGCAGGAGCTGTCGCCGATGGCCTGGCGGATGATCATGCGGCGGGTGCCGGCCAAGTCGCTGACCGTGGTGGGCGACGTGGCGCAGACGGGTTCGGCGGCGGGCGCGCGCTCGTGGGGCGAGGTGCTGGACCCGTACCTGGAGGGCCGCTGGCGGGAGGAGCGGCTGCTGGTCAACTACCGCACCCCGGTGGAGATCATGCGGGTGGCGGCGGATGTGCTGCGCGCGTTCGCGCCGGGGCAGGAGCCGCCGGAGTCGGTACGCGAGGGCGAGGCGGAGCCGCGCGCGGTGCGCATGCCGGTGTCCGGGCTGCCGGAGCTGGTGGCGGGGGAGCTGGCGGAGATCGGGGCCGGGCAGGAGCAGGGCCGGGTGGCCGTGCTGACGCCTGACGCGCGGCACGCGGAGGTGGCGCGGCTGTTCCCGGCGGGGGACCTGGACGCGCCGGTGGTGGTGCTGACGGTGGGTCAGGCCAAGGGGCTGGAGTTCGACGCGGTCGTGGTGGTGGACCCGGCCGGCATCATCGGGCAGTCGCCGATGGGCGGCCAGGACCTGTACGTGGCGGTGACGCGGGCCACGCGGCGGCTGACGGTGGTGCACGAGGGCGACCTGCCGGCGGTGCTGTCCCGCCTGGCCTAGAAATCTACAATGTAAAGGCGCCGGTCCCGGGAACCGCCCTGGAGCCTCACCCGTTGTCCGGGGTGAGATCGCCGGGAGCGGGTGCCTGTTCCGGGGCGAGCTTGTCGGCGACGTCGCGGATCTTCCGGGTGACGTGGTCGAGGGTGCGCAGGGTCTCGGTGTCGAGGTGGTCCATGATGCGCCGGTACTGCTTGATGCCGGCGTTGTTGATCTCCTCGATGAGGCCGGCGCCTGCGGGGGTGAGCTCGACGCGGCGGACGCGGCGGTCGTGGGGGTCCTCGTGACGGCTGACGAGCCCCTGGGCGACGAGGCGGTCGACGATCCCGGTGACGGTGCCGAGCCCGACGCCGAGGTTGTGGGCCAGGTCCTGCCCGGAGGCGGAGCCGTTCATGGACAGGACCATGACGACCTTGAGCTGCCTCATGGTGAGGTTGGAGCTGAACAGGGGGGACTGGTGCTGAGCGAACAGCCGTGCCAGGCCTCGCTGTGTCTCGGTGATCCGGCGGATCAGGTCTTCGCGTTCGTTGCTCACGCTCACCTCTCGCTTCCTGAGAAGGTTATCAGGAACGCTTGAGTGATCTAAATATTCGTGCAAGGCAAAGTGTTAGTCTAGGGCGAACTCTTGGAGGGGGACCCTATGACCGCATTTGCTCGGTTGAGCCTGGTCAACCGGAGCCTTGTGATTTTGGTGGCGGTCGTGCTCAGCGCGTTCGGCGCGTTCACGATCCCGCAGTTGAAGCAGCAGTTGCTGCCGTCGTTGTCGTTCCCGGGCGCGTTCGTGATCGCGTCGTATCCGGGAGCGTCGCCTGAGATCGTAGAGGATCAGGTGACCGCCCCGATCGAGGACTCCTTCCAGGGGCTCGCCGGGATGGAGCAGATGACCTCGACCTCGAAGGAGGGCCTGGCGCAGATCCAGGTCGCCTTCGAGTACGGCACCGACATCGAGTCGTCGCTGAACAAGATGCAGCAGGCCATCAGCAGGGTGGCGCTGCCGGACGGCGTGGACCCGCAGGTGGTGGCGGGCAACACCGACGACATCCCGGTGCTGGTGCTGGCGGTGGGCGACGGTGGCGACGAGCGCGCGATGGCCGACAAGCTGCGCCGCATCGTGGTGCCCGAGATCCAGGGCGTCGAGGGCGTACGGGAGGCCGCGGTCACCGGCACCCGCGACGAGGTCGTCACGATCGAGCCCGACGCCAAGAAGATGGCGGAGAAGGGCGTGTCGGCGGCGCAGATCCCCGAGGTGCTGAAGGCGAACGGGACCCCGATCCCCGCCGGCACGCTGACCTCGGACAACAAGTCGCTGTCGGTGCAGGTCGGCTCGCGGGTCGACTCGGTGGAGAAGCTGAAGAGCCTCTACCTGACGCCCGCCCAGCCGTCGGCGGCCCAGCAGCAGGCGGCCGCCCAGGCGCAGGCCCAGCAGGCCGCCGCGGCCCGCGCGCAGGCGCAGGCCCAGGGGCGTACGCCGCTGCCGCAGCAGCCGGTGGCGCAGCCCAAGCCGCCCAAGCCCGTCAAGCTCGGTGAGGTCGCGACGATCACGCGCGGGCTGGCGGACGCCACGACGATCACCCGTACCGACGGCAAGACCAGCCTCGGCGTGTCGGTGACGATGGTGCCCGACGGCAACGCGGTGGCGATCTCCCACGCCATCTCCGAGAAGCTGCCCGAGCTGACCAGGGCGCTGGGCGACGGCTCGGACACGGCCGTGTCGGTGGTGTTCGACCAGGCGCCGTACGTGGAGCAGTCGATCGAGAGCCTGACCACCGAGGGCCTGCTGGGCCTGATCTTCGCGGTGCTGGTCATCCTGGTGTTCCTGCTGTCGGTGCGCTCGACGCTGGTGACGGCCGTGTCGATCCCGCTGTCGGTCGTGATCGCGCTGATCGTGCTGTGGGCGGGCGACTACTCGCTCAACATGCTCACGCTGGGCGCCCTGACGATCGCCGTCGGCCGGGTCGTGGACGACTCGATCGTGGTGCTGGAGAACATCAAGCGGCATCTCGCCTACGGTGAGGCGAAACTCCAGGCGATCCTGACCGCGGTACGCGAGGTGTCGGGCGCGGTGACGGCCTCGACGCTGACGACGGTGGCGGTGTTCGCGCCGATCGCGCTGGTCGGTGGCATGGTGGGCGAGCTGTTCAGCCCGTTCGCGATCACGGTGACGGTGGCGCTGCTGGCCTCGCTGGTGGTGTCGCTGACCGTGGTGCCGGTGCTGGCGTTCTGGTTCCTCAAGGCGCCCGCCCTGACGCCGGAGGAGGCGCGCAAGCAGCGTGACGAGGCCGAGGCCAAGGAGCTGCGCTCGCCGCTGCAGCGGGCCTACCTGCCGGTGCTGCGGTTCGCCACGCGGTTCAAGCTGGTGACGATCCTGATCGGCGTGGCGGTGTTCATCGGCACGATGGGCCTGGCCGGCGGGCTGCAGACGAACTTCCTGGACTCCTCCGGGCAGAACACGCTGTCGATCTCGCAGCGCATGCCGGTGGGCACGGACCTGGCCACCACCGACAAGGCGGCCAAGCAGGTCGAGGACGTGCTGGCCGGCCAGGACGGCGTGGACACGTACCAGGTGAACGTGGGCGGCGGC
This window encodes:
- a CDS encoding MarR family winged helix-turn-helix transcriptional regulator, with translation MSNEREDLIRRITETQRGLARLFAQHQSPLFSSNLTMRQLKVVMVLSMNGSASGQDLAHNLGVGLGTVTGIVDRLVAQGLVSRHEDPHDRRVRRVELTPAGAGLIEEINNAGIKQYRRIMDHLDTETLRTLDHVTRKIRDVADKLAPEQAPAPGDLTPDNG
- a CDS encoding efflux RND transporter permease subunit; this encodes MTAFARLSLVNRSLVILVAVVLSAFGAFTIPQLKQQLLPSLSFPGAFVIASYPGASPEIVEDQVTAPIEDSFQGLAGMEQMTSTSKEGLAQIQVAFEYGTDIESSLNKMQQAISRVALPDGVDPQVVAGNTDDIPVLVLAVGDGGDERAMADKLRRIVVPEIQGVEGVREAAVTGTRDEVVTIEPDAKKMAEKGVSAAQIPEVLKANGTPIPAGTLTSDNKSLSVQVGSRVDSVEKLKSLYLTPAQPSAAQQQAAAQAQAQQAAAARAQAQAQGRTPLPQQPVAQPKPPKPVKLGEVATITRGLADATTITRTDGKTSLGVSVTMVPDGNAVAISHAISEKLPELTRALGDGSDTAVSVVFDQAPYVEQSIESLTTEGLLGLIFAVLVILVFLLSVRSTLVTAVSIPLSVVIALIVLWAGDYSLNMLTLGALTIAVGRVVDDSIVVLENIKRHLAYGEAKLQAILTAVREVSGAVTASTLTTVAVFAPIALVGGMVGELFSPFAITVTVALLASLVVSLTVVPVLAFWFLKAPALTPEEARKQRDEAEAKELRSPLQRAYLPVLRFATRFKLVTILIGVAVFIGTMGLAGGLQTNFLDSSGQNTLSISQRMPVGTDLATTDKAAKQVEDVLAGQDGVDTYQVNVGGGNAMMGGTGGGADRASYSVTLNEDADTAKVEQELRDKIAGLSGAGEVTVGGASGGGFASDTIEVIVQAPDTETLRTATDAVKTAMGEVSGLRDLSSNLETSAPRVEVVVDREEAAERGLSEAQVGQAVAQAFRGAPLGQITLDGRASDLVLRGADAPDDIKAIENLKLATAGGTVKLSSVAEVREVAGPTQVTRIDGERSATVSAKAADSGNLGAVTQELTTKLDGLALSAGASYEIGGVSADQADAFSDLGMAMLAAIAIVFLIMVATFRSFIQPVILLVSIPFAATGAIGLLVATDTALGVPALIGMLMLIGIVVTNAIVLIDLINQYREQGMGVVEAVIEGGRRRLRPILMTAVATICALTPMALGVTGSGGFISQPLAIVVIGGLISSTLLTLILVPTLYVVVTRKRDRGPRHAAGPQGGERSAEEAGDLAGQPA